In one window of Nitrospiraceae bacterium DNA:
- a CDS encoding HlyD family type I secretion periplasmic adaptor subunit — protein sequence MPEISTDTEHQIIRSLHRHLAGGMAIIFVLVGGIGGWAAVQEISGAVIAPGLIVVETKAKRVQHQEGGIVKEILVRDGDIVQAGDLLVKLDDTVVNANLAMITSEMGELAAQEVRLIAERDGAVLMQYPTDLLERSKRETFVASSLSDQRALRDTRRSTLQGKKSQLEEQIAQIQDQIRGLGVQQNAKTESIRLTEERLEALEPLLPQGLVMASEITAFKRDRADLLGDRGELEAQMAQAHETISERRLQILQIEDEFRSGVLENLQSVRARMAQLQEERIAALDKLQRVEIRAPRTGFIHQMGVHTIEGVVGAGETLLFIVPQEDVLVVEAQVQPTDVDQVQPRQIAVVRFPAFNQRTTPELTANVATISADLTRDELTGGTYYVARLIIEEEELGKLQEKKLIPGMPVEAFIQTGDRTILSYLVKPITDHLAHAFTE from the coding sequence ATGCCGGAAATTTCGACTGACACGGAACACCAAATCATTCGAAGTCTTCATCGACATTTAGCCGGGGGGATGGCGATTATTTTCGTCTTGGTCGGCGGTATTGGTGGATGGGCAGCCGTTCAAGAAATCAGTGGGGCAGTCATCGCTCCGGGTCTCATTGTGGTCGAAACTAAAGCCAAGCGCGTTCAACATCAGGAAGGCGGCATCGTGAAGGAAATTTTGGTTCGGGATGGTGATATAGTTCAAGCTGGCGATTTACTTGTGAAGTTAGACGATACGGTGGTGAATGCCAATTTGGCCATGATAACCAGTGAGATGGGGGAATTGGCTGCACAGGAAGTCCGGTTGATTGCCGAACGAGATGGTGCTGTCCTCATGCAATATCCGACGGATCTTTTGGAGCGCAGCAAACGTGAAACCTTCGTGGCCAGTAGTCTTTCGGATCAACGAGCATTACGAGATACCCGGCGCTCAACTCTTCAGGGAAAAAAATCTCAATTGGAAGAGCAGATCGCGCAGATCCAAGACCAAATTCGAGGGTTGGGTGTACAGCAAAATGCCAAAACTGAAAGCATTCGGCTGACAGAAGAGCGGCTTGAAGCCTTGGAACCTCTTCTTCCACAAGGGTTAGTCATGGCGAGTGAAATTACGGCTTTCAAACGGGATCGGGCGGACCTCTTAGGGGATCGTGGAGAATTAGAAGCCCAAATGGCCCAAGCCCATGAAACGATCAGTGAACGCCGTCTTCAAATTTTACAAATTGAAGATGAATTTCGCTCCGGCGTCTTGGAAAACTTACAATCCGTTCGTGCACGAATGGCGCAATTACAGGAAGAAAGAATTGCCGCATTGGATAAATTGCAACGAGTTGAAATCCGAGCTCCGCGAACAGGTTTTATCCATCAAATGGGTGTGCATACCATCGAAGGAGTTGTTGGAGCTGGTGAAACTCTCCTATTTATTGTGCCTCAGGAAGACGTGTTGGTTGTCGAGGCGCAAGTTCAACCAACGGACGTGGACCAAGTTCAACCCAGACAAATTGCTGTGGTTCGTTTCCCGGCATTTAATCAGCGAACCACTCCTGAATTAACGGCCAATGTGGCCACAATTTCTGCCGATCTGACCCGTGATGAGCTGACGGGTGGAACCTATTATGTGGCACGATTGATTATTGAGGAAGAGGAACTTGGTAAATTACAAGAAAAGAAACTGATTCCTGGTATGCCTGTCGAAGCATTTATCCAAACAGGGGATCGAACGATTCTTTCTTATCTCGTGAAACCCATCACCGACCATTTAGCTCATGCATTTACAGAGTAA